In a genomic window of Culicoidibacter larvae:
- a CDS encoding DUF2815 family protein — protein MSSIILQNVRLSYANIWKPKGIDGGEPRYSASLLMDKDVNAKDIAKLNKAIKECYDAAVPTIWGGKAPAASKFNSPLYDGDDEADDKGEAYVNTMFINPKSKNQPGIVDKKVQPILDQTEVYSGCYANVSVSIYAYNHPQGGKGIAFGLNNIQKVKDGEPLGGVAPKAEDEFSAVDDSDDLLD, from the coding sequence ATGAGTAGTATTATTTTACAAAACGTGCGATTGAGCTATGCAAATATTTGGAAGCCGAAAGGTATCGATGGTGGCGAGCCGCGATATAGCGCCTCTCTATTAATGGATAAGGATGTAAATGCGAAAGACATCGCTAAGCTAAATAAAGCAATAAAAGAATGTTATGACGCAGCAGTGCCGACTATTTGGGGCGGAAAAGCTCCGGCAGCATCTAAGTTTAATAGCCCACTATATGATGGCGACGATGAAGCTGATGACAAAGGTGAAGCTTATGTGAACACTATGTTTATCAATCCGAAAAGCAAAAATCAGCCTGGTATCGTAGATAAAAAAGTACAGCCGATTTTGGACCAAACAGAAGTATATAGCGGCTGCTATGCAAACGTTTCTGTGAGTATCTACGCTTACAACCACCCACAAGGCGGCAAAGGTATTGCTTTTGGATTGAACAACATTCAGAAAGTAAAAGATGGCGAACCTCTCGGAGGCGTAGCTCCTAAGGCTGAGGATGAGTTCAGCGCAGTTGATGACAGTGACGATTTATTAGACTAG
- a CDS encoding replication terminator protein, producing MDKNKNMAFDGLAGGAAGEQFQEVLQNIADPNTDPKKKRELQIKLIFEPDENRDLLNVNIQCVPKLAPSVQSFTRMSIGRDKTTGQMIAVEYDAQKSAQDAVDKMLEAPTTQNVFK from the coding sequence ATGGATAAAAATAAGAATATGGCTTTTGATGGGTTAGCAGGCGGAGCAGCTGGCGAACAGTTCCAAGAGGTGCTGCAGAATATTGCAGACCCGAATACTGACCCGAAGAAAAAGCGGGAACTTCAAATTAAGCTCATTTTCGAGCCTGATGAAAACCGTGACTTACTTAATGTTAATATTCAATGCGTGCCGAAATTGGCTCCATCAGTCCAATCATTTACCCGTATGAGTATCGGGCGTGATAAGACTACCGGCCAAATGATCGCCGTGGAATATGATGCACAGAAAAGTGCGCAGGATGCCGTAGATAAAATGCTTGAGGCTCCAACAACACAGAACGTATTTAAATAA
- a CDS encoding DUF2800 domain-containing protein — MSDHAKLSASGASRWLACPGSIQMEAGRPDKVSPYAEEGTAAHLVAELTLRRDFFGEKPALTKKETALLKKYKNKDFKDNVQRFVDYVHEMYNLSTAGSDEPPTIMFEERLKYTDWVEDGFGTGDAILIADKVLHVIDLKFGEGVLVSAEGNPQLMLYGLGAYQNYGQLYDFENVSLHIVQPRRDHVSVYDISVEDLLSWGGNVVKPGALKTTEEDAPLCVGDHCRFCKAQAICRAQYDKNMELAKTEFKNLEKVSIDEIAEVISEIDTIRKWLTAVEKYALEEALSGTKVPGFKVVAGRSNRKYSDPDKIAKTLIDNGIAEALIYERNMLSITNLEKAVGKKQLNELVGDLIVKPPGAPTLVPESDKRAEYNSAQNDFKELKEIDDNE; from the coding sequence ATGAGTGACCACGCTAAACTATCAGCCAGTGGGGCTTCAAGATGGCTTGCTTGTCCTGGGAGTATCCAAATGGAAGCGGGAAGACCGGATAAAGTTAGTCCCTATGCAGAAGAGGGCACGGCAGCACACCTTGTTGCTGAGCTAACTCTCCGGAGAGATTTCTTCGGAGAGAAGCCCGCTCTCACTAAGAAGGAAACAGCGCTACTTAAAAAGTATAAAAACAAAGACTTTAAGGATAATGTGCAGCGGTTCGTTGATTATGTGCATGAGATGTATAACCTAAGTACTGCAGGCAGTGATGAGCCGCCCACAATCATGTTTGAGGAAAGACTCAAATATACAGACTGGGTTGAGGACGGATTTGGTACCGGAGATGCTATCTTGATAGCGGATAAGGTACTCCATGTAATTGACTTAAAATTCGGTGAGGGAGTTCTCGTCTCTGCGGAAGGAAATCCTCAGCTTATGCTATACGGCTTGGGTGCTTATCAAAATTATGGACAACTCTATGATTTTGAAAACGTCTCTTTACATATCGTACAGCCTCGTAGAGACCATGTGTCCGTATACGACATTAGCGTCGAGGACCTACTCTCGTGGGGGGGGAATGTTGTAAAGCCTGGGGCTTTAAAAACAACGGAAGAGGACGCACCTTTGTGCGTGGGGGACCACTGCCGTTTCTGTAAGGCTCAGGCAATCTGTCGAGCTCAGTATGATAAAAATATGGAGCTTGCTAAAACCGAGTTCAAAAACTTAGAAAAAGTATCTATTGATGAAATAGCGGAGGTCATTAGTGAGATAGACACTATCCGAAAATGGCTCACTGCTGTAGAAAAATATGCGCTTGAGGAAGCACTCAGCGGGACTAAAGTACCAGGGTTTAAAGTGGTCGCAGGCCGGAGTAACAGAAAATACTCTGATCCGGATAAAATTGCTAAGACACTTATTGACAATGGTATCGCAGAGGCTCTTATCTACGAGCGCAATATGTTGAGTATTACTAACCTCGAGAAAGCTGTCGGTAAAAAGCAGCTTAACGAGTTAGTAGGCGATTTAATTGTTAAGCCTCCTGGTGCTCCTACTCTTGTACCGGAGAGCGATAAACGTGCTGAATACAACAGCGCACAAAATGATTTTAAAGAACTAAAGGAGATTGATGATAATGAGTAG